Below is a genomic region from Candidatus Diapherotrites archaeon.
CTTGTGGTATCGCTGACGCGATACCACGCGTGCCCGCCCAAAACAGTTCCTGCCGGCTAATTATTTGTTTCACTCAATCGTTTTAAATGTTTTCAGGCGAGTTTTTCCGCCAAAACCGGCTGAATCAGGGAAATCCACAGGCCCGCAATGAAGAATGCTGCGGCTTTCAGGTAATAGTCTGTTATCACAAACTGGCCCGCGCCGAGCAGTGCGCCTAAAACAATGAGGCCAATAACGCTTTTGGGCACAAAAGCTTTGGCGGATTGCGTTTTTCCAAGCTCTTTCCATGCAAAGAAGCCCGCGTAAAAGCCGAGAAACGTTGTTCCCAAGGAAACGGTTTCCGAATCGCCGAGGACAATGATTGCTATTACCGCCAGAACGACCGCCGCAACAAGGCCCAATTCTTCTTCTGGCTTCGTCAGCCTGAAACCGTGTTTGAGCCACTGTTTCCTGCTCCAGGCATTGATTGTGCCAATGCAGAGGCCGAGGATAATGCCGCCCAGGACATCTGTCAGGAAATGCACGCCAAGATACATTCTTGAAACTGCCACGGCTATAACCGCGAATGCCAGGAGAAGTTTTTTCTGCCTGTCAAGGAAGCCGCGCGTGTAAGCGAAAACCGATGCAATGGTTGTGGCGTGCCCGCTTGGAAAAGACGCGGTATTGTAAGTGTCCTGCGCCACCACGCGGAAAACGCCCTGGTCCGGCCTCGGCCTTGCAACAAAAATTTTTATTATGCCTGCTGCAAGCGCGGCAAACATGACCGCATTCATCAGGAAGAACGCGTGGTTTTCCTTTCCCTTCCAGTAAACCAATGCGGCAACCATTATCCAGACAACCGGGTGGCCGAGAAGAGTGATGCCTTTCATTGCAATGTCAAGCAATCCCGAGGAAAAAGTTGCCTGCAGTGCGTGCAGGAACCACTCGTCAAAAGCCTGGATTGCAGCGGGAAAAAGCACGTTCATCAAACCAAAAACATTTCAGCTTTCCGCCTTTAAACCTTTGTTTTCATTACGCGTTTCATGCCGGGAATTTCCACGCTTGAATAGTCGACGCTCAGTCCTGCTTTTCCAAGCGCTTTTTTGAGCGCGTAAACCTTGCAAAACCCCGCCAACTCTTTCTGCTCGTTTTTCTGCAGGCTTTCGACTGCGGTTATCTCGTTTATCACGCCGTTGACTTTTCCGGAGGACGCTGCCTTCAGGATTTCCGCGATTTCGGCTTCCGATTTTCCGGCCGGCAGTTCGGCCAGCATTGCGTCAAGCTTTTTCAAATCCACAAGCTTTCCGAGGTTCTGCTCCACTTTCTTGTCCACGCTTATCGTCAGGCTTGCCAGGAATTCCATTACCGTGCGCGGGTCGGTTTTCTCCTCTATCTTGAGTTTCTTGATTGCGACCCAGTCATCGTAGTTTGCGATTAATTGAATGCTCTTGTCCACGCTCTCACCTTGTAAAAATAAGTTTCTGGTGGTTAAAAATCCACATGCTTACTCGGCGTTTCACAACGCAGGGGCCTTTGCCCCTTGCAAACCCCCGAAATATTTGTTGTGTCCTACTCGGCGTGTCGCATCAGCGGCACGCCTTGGTTTCGGACCCGGCGGACGAAACCGCCGAGACGAGCCCGGAGGGATTTGAACCCTCGACACGCGGATTAAGAGTCCGCTGCTCTACCAGGCTGAGCTACGGGCCCAATTAGGGCGGTTAAATTTCGCTGGTCATTAAACTTGTTATTAATTCACTTATGCCCACTGATTTTAAACTTTTGTCAATGGGCTATTGGTCTTTTGGGGTTCGTGTTGGGCATGTGCGGTATCGGCGGTAGCGAAGATACCACAAACAGCACTGGCTTTTGCGTGATGGCTTGCCCGGCGTATTGCGATACGCAATACGCCTTGGTTCCGCACGCAGGGGGCTCTGCCCCCTCGCACGCCCCCGAAACATTTACTACGATCACTCGGCGTATTGCGATTAGCAATACGCCTTTGTTCGCACCAGCCGGGCGTTCGGCTATGCCCACTGATTTTAAACTTTGCAGTGCCAAGCCTTGGGAGGGATTTGAACCCTCGACCAGCAGTTTACAAAACTGCGGCTCTACCAGGCTGAGCTACCAAGGCGGCTGTAGAATTGTTGTTTGGGCAATTTATTAAAAGATTGTCGGGGTTGCCCTAGCGCATTTTGTTTGCTTGTTTTGGCCGTTTCAGAATGACAGTTTTTCGCGCTTTCTTTTTTCGCCTATCAGGCCGAAAATGAGTTCCTGCGTTCCTTCCGGGTCGGGAACCGCAAGCAATGAGCCTTCGGCGCCGAACCTGTTGTTGTATGTTATCTGGCCGGCAAGGCTTTGGATGTGCACGCTTCCGAAGCCGAAAATGCTTTCTGCAAAGGAGCGCGAGATTATGGCGTCTGAAATCCTTTCAAGCGGAATGGAGTTTACCTTGTAGCCTATGAAGCCGCTTTTCTGGATTATTCTCTTATTGGTTATCCAATAGTGCTGCTTGTTGTAGCGCCAGAATGCTCCAAGCAACGGTATGAGGATAATGCCAACAAAGCCCAGGGAGAAAACCGTCCACAGCAGTCCGCCGGGCGAGCCCGAAAAAATGCCTCCGAATATAAGCGGAGTGAAGAAAATTCCTATTAAGAGGAACAGGATTATTCCTGGCACGAGCCAATACCAGAGCAGGCCGCCCACAGGCTTGATTTCCTTGATTATTTTTTCGCCTTCCTGCAAATTGAACGGCCGGTTTTCCATAATTTAATTTACTGCTTGTTTTGGTTTAAAAGGTGTCGTTTTTCGGCTTTGGCGTTGTTTTTTCTTTTTTTCCACACACGTAAAATATCATTATGTATTATCGCCCGCGTGAGTCTTTGCTGCAGAAGCTGGTTTCACGGCTGAACGGCTTTTCTTTCGAGCGCAAGTTCCTGCTCGTTTCGGCAATCGTTTTCATTGCATTGTATTTGTTTTTTTACCCGCCTTTTTTCACTTCGATTGACGAGAGCCAGTTTGTCAAGCAGGCGTGGCTGTTCCTGCACGGAAAAATAGGCGAGCAGGATCCATTGCAGGCATTCGACCTTTTCTGGAACGGCTCGTTTTTCGTTCCGCGCTATCCGCCGCTTGCGGCGTTTTTGCTTGTGCCATTCCTTTTTTTCGGCTGGCAGTTTTCCTTTCTGCTGAACCTGCTCATGCATCTCGCCGGATTTTCCGTTTTCTATCTGCTGCTGAAACGTTTGCGCATCAATCCGGCGTTTGCGGTCTTGTATCTTTTCTTTCCGGCTTCGGCTTTGTTTTCGCGTTTTGCCGTCAGCGAACCGTTGTCCTCGCTTTTGGTGCTTTTGGCAGCGTATTTTTACCTCTCGGATGAGGGTCAGGGCATTGGCTCGAAAGGCCATTTTTTGGCGGGCGCGTTTTTCGGCCTCTCCTTGCTGGCGCGCTACACTAACGTTCTCGCTTTCGCGCCCTTCCTCTTGTTCGCATTTTTTGACAGCAGGGAAAAGCTTGCAAGGCTTGTAGTCGGCGCATTGCCGTTCATTGCGCTTCTGCTTTTGTTCAACAATGCGGCTTTCGGCGGGTTTCTGGAAACCGGCTACTCCATTACCGGGGAACGCCTGAAGTTCGAATTCGGAACAGTCTTCGCGGCCAAGCTTTTCTCTTATGTTCTGGTTTTGCTTGCAGTGTTTCCGGCAATGCTTGCAGTCGTTTTCGTTGAGCGCACAAGGCTGTTCCACGAAACGGTTCTGGCTTCGGCATTGTTCCTGCTGTTTTTTTCCGCGTACTTCTGGAGCGCGAACATTCTCGGCCTTTCCGATGTGCTGACCAAGGCGAGGTTTTTTTTGCCGATAACCGGGTTGCTGCTCGTCCCGTACGCTTCATTCCTTTCACGCATGGCCTCGAAATTTTCCGTGCCGGAAAAACCTTTTCTTTTCGGGATTCTTGCAGTGCTTGCCATCGCAACGCTTTTTGTTTTCTCCGCGCATTCCAACGCCGGCCGGGAAAAGCTTGCGTTGTTTGAAAAACTGCAGTCCTCGGTTCCGGACGGCTCGCTTGCCATTACGCAGGCAAACTGCCTCACTTTGAAAGACCAGGCCGAGCATTCGGATTTGGGAATGTTTTTCGGCGGAATGTTCAACCAAACAAAGTCAATCAACGCTTCGCGTGGTTTTGAAAAATACGTGCCGGAATTCAGGACTGTTTTTTTGGTGAACCGCAACTGCGTTCCGGGCAACGAACCCCTGGCTATTGAACGGTTTGTTCCGAAACAGTCATGAGGAATGCGAGTTCAACCAGCTTTTGCGCTTCGACCGCCATCTCGAATTCCGTTGCAGCCTGCCTGAATTTTTGTTTGCGCAATCCGATGAATTCAAGCATCTGGCTGTCGAGCCTTTCCCTTATTTTTTCCGCGTCCACGTTCAGGTTTTTCGCCGCATCCTCTCTTAATTCCCTGCCCGCAAAGTCGGTCACAGTTATTGTTTCCGCGGCCAGGCCTGCGCCGTCAATGGTTGCGGCCATTGCATTGGCGTCGGACAGGTTCACTGACATGCCGTCCAGTGCCACAATGTTGAGTTCCAAGACGTAGGCTGCGGTTATTGTGAGCGCGGCCTCTTCCTCAACAAGGCTTTTCGTTTCCGGGACTGTTTTTGCGGAAACGATTTTGCCATAGTTCGCCTGTTCTTTTTCCGCAAGCCATTGCATGTCTTCAACCATTGATTTCTGGAATTCTGTGAGCGTGGCCTGCGCTATTTTGTCGTCTGAAACCGGCAGTTGCACCTGGTTTGCCTTCTGCACAAGGCCCTGGACCCTTGAATGCGAATCGTTTGCGAACGCAAGATAGAATTCTTTTTCCTGGCCCGCGGGAATGCCGTTTGCCGCCGGAGCGGACCGTGACACTTTTATCGCGACGAATGCCGCGAAAAGAAGAATGCTGATCGTTGCAAGTATCACGGCCGTCTTGTTTTCCTTCAGGGTTTGGCGAAGGCTTTTCTGCGCATGGGCGGGGCTTTTCTTCGCACCGCCGGCCTTTTCTTCGCGGCCTGGCTTTTCGGTTTTTTGGCGGGGCCAGCTTTTTTTTGCCGCCGGCTTGTGCCCATCCGCCTTTTCCCCGCGTTTTTTTCCATCCATCCGAAAACCTGTTTTCGCGTTAGTTTTTAAAGGATAACCTACAAAAACGGGTCTTAATGGCATTCGAATTTTCGTTGTTTCACGTATTTTTGATGAGTTTATTGTCGCTTGTCTTCGTAGCCGTGCTTGTCCGCTACGTGCTAAGGAAGGACACCGGCACTGCGCAGATGCGCCAGGTTTCCGATGCAATCAAGGAAGGCGCCAACGCTTTCATGAAGCGCCAGTACACCACGATTGCAATACTGTCAATTGTGCTTGCAATACTGCTTTACGGCCTCTACCTGTTTTTGGGCAAGAGCCAGACCATTGCAATGATGACCGCCGGCTCTTTCATTCTCGGCGCGTTCTTTTCCGCTTTGGCGGGCTTCATCGGCATGTGGGTTGCGGTCAGGGCGAATATCCGCACTGCGTCTGCGGCAAAGAGAAGCCTTGGCGAGGCCCTTCTGGTTTCGTTCCGCGGCGGCGCGGTTTCAGGCATAACAATTGTTGCGTTGTCGCTTTTGGGCGTCAGCCTGATTTACTTTTTGTTCGGCGGCATTGAGCATCCGACTGAAGTGCCGTTCCTGATTGTAGGATTCGGTTTCGGGGCAAGCTTTGTGGCATTGTTTGCGCAGCTCGGCGGAGGCATTTACACCAAGGCGGCGGATGTGGGCGCCGACCTTGTGGGGAAAATCGAGGCCGGCATTCCGGAGGACGATCCGAGAAACCCGGCGGTTATCGCAGACTTGGTCGGCGACAATGTCGGCGACTGCGCCGGGCGCGGCGCGGACCTGTTTGAAAGCACTGCGGCTGAAAACATCGGTGCAATGATTCTTGGAGTCGCCTTGTATCCTGTTTTCGGAGTCAACGGCATACTCTTTCCCCTTGTGGCAAGGTCCTTCGGCCTGCTTGCAAGCATTGTCGGCATTCTTTCGGTGAAAAGCCTCGGCAACGAGGATCCCATGAAGAGCCTGAACAGGGGCTATTACGTTGCCACGATTCTCGCGGCAATCGCGTTTTATTTTGTCACAATGGCAATGCTCAAGAACATCTGGTTCTTTTATGCAGGGCTGGTCGGCATAGCCGCAAGCATTCTTTTCGTGTGGATTACAATCTATTACACTGAGCAGGCTTTCGATCCCGTGCGCAGCATTGCCAAGGCATCCGAAACCGGCCATGCAACGAACATCATCCAGGGCTTTGCGGTTGCGTTGGAGACAACGGTTGTCCCGGTCCTGGTGCTTTCGGCTTCGCTTATCCTGACATACAATTTCGGCGTGTGGAGCGGAGTTCCGAACGGCGGATTGTATGGCACGGCGATTGCGACAATGGGAATGCTGAGCACTGCGGCTTTCATTCTTGCAATGGACACTTTCGGCCCCATAACAGACAATGCCGGCGGCATAATCCAGATGTCGAATGCGCCTGAATCGGTCAGGCGCATCACTGACAGGCTTGATGCTGTGGGCAACACGACAAAGGCTTTGACCAAAGGCTATGCAATCGGTTCGGCCGCTTTGGCGGCATTCCTGCTTTTCGCGGCTTACATGGATGAAGTGGCGCTTATCACGGGCAAGGTTCTGGTCATTGACCTGGCGCAGGTGACGATTTTTGTCGGCGCATTCCTGGGCGCAATGCTCGTGTTTGCGTTTTCTTCCCTTGCAATCAGGGCTGTGGGCCAGACCGCTTCAACCGTTGTTGAAGAAGTCAGGAGGCAGTTCAAGGAAATCAAGGGCATAATGTCGGGAAAGGCAAAGCCGGATTATGCGACGTGCGTTGACATCTGCGCAAGAAATTCCCTTGCAGCAATGGTTGCGCCCGGACTCCTGGTCGTTTTCATGACTATCGCTGTCGGCATTCTTTTGAAGGCCGCGGCTGTTGCCGCTTTTCTGATGGTCGGCACAATCACCGGGATCCTCATGGCCCTGGTTTTGAACACTGGCGGAGGGGCCTGGGACAACGCCAAAAAATACATTGAGGATGGCGCGCACGGCGGAAAAGGCAGCGAAGCCCACAAGGCAGCCATTACCGGCGACACTTTGGGCGACCCGTTCAAGGATACTGCAGGGCCGAGCCTGCATGTCCTGGTGAAGCTTTTAGGCACGATAACGCTTGTGCTGGCTCCATTGTTCATCTAAATCGCCGTCATCGCCCGGAGCCGTCACGTCCGGCTGATACGTGCGGCACGTAAAGTGCCGCTGCCTCGCTGTTGCTCGGAACCGGCGGGTGCGACGTTGAGGATTCTCACTGCATTCGAATCCTCTGCCTGCTTAATTAGTTTTTTTGCTCGTAGAATTTGTGGAACTTTGTGTGCAGAATGCCTTCGCCTTGTTCAGTCTTTCAGTCATTCCGGTTCAATTCCTGATGGCAATGGGCCTTTTGCAGTTCGCCACAGCCATGCCTGGCGCAACAATCGCGTTCCCGGTTTACTTTCCCAGAAACGCAAAAAATTAGGAATGCCCCGGCCGGGATTCGAACCCGGGTCGCGGCCTCACCCCGCTCTTGAATTTTTTGGAAAATCCTTGAGAGGGCCGAGTGCTTTCGGCAACAGCTGCTTTTTTTTATAAAAACAAACCGTTTTAGCCGGACTACACCACCGGGGCACTGCAGAATTTTTTGAACCTGTTTATGTGCTTTTTGTTGCTGAACCCGATTTCAGTGAAATAACGCAGGACTTCTTTAGAATCTCCCATTGAGCACTGCATTGTATTCCTGTCCTTCTTTTGGGTCCATTTAGATACTCTGTAGCCCAATATTTTAAATGCCTTTGTTATGCTGCTTTGGATTGTAGGCGATGCCGTGGCGAACCAGATTGTGGGCGTTTTGTGCCTGCGCGTTTTCGGGTAAACGCTTCCGTCAGTGTCAATCAATCCCCTGACACAGGCTTTAAGGTAACCGCTTTTTCCAAGAACCCAGCAGGGAATTGCCGCGCCATTCGTGGTTTTATTGCCGTTTTTTATGCCAAAATGCATCAGCGTGTGCACCAAATTTTTGCTTTGCTTGAATATGACGACAGCGTTTCCGGTTTTTGGAAATTTTATGCTGAATTCGGTTCCAAACACTTTTTTGAACAGGCCCGAAGTATAATTTGTCAGATAATCAAAATCGTTCCCGCGATGGCCTATAATTCTTATTTGGTAAATGCTTTTTTCTTTTATAACCTGGCAGTTTCCGTCGCCAAGCATTATGCCGATAATTTCCGCAAGCTCCGCGCTTTTCTTTTTTGCAAGCAATTTCGGTTTCATCGGCAAGAATTTGCCGTTCTTCCGCGGCTGCAGCCGGCAATTACCCATAATGTACTGTTGTTTTTGTGGACAAAAGGGGTTTGCCAAGTGGCTTTCCCCTGATTCTTGATTTGGCCTCACACCGCCTTTTCATAGCTTGCGCGCGTGAACGGCATGTCCGCAAAGCCTTTTCCACCGCCAAGCTTTTCCTTGACGGATGCGATGATTTTTTCCGCGTCTTCGCCTGAAACGCTGCCAACATCGACCCTGACAACATCGGCAATCGCTTCGAGCTTTTCAAGCTCCGGAACCATGTTCATCGCCATAGGATTGTAGAGGTGCGTGCGCTCGCTTTCATCCAGTTCAACAGCATATTTCCACTTGTTCCTGTCGATGAGAGTATACCTGCCTTTTTTTGGCAATATTTTGGTTTCGATTATCATTATTTCCGGAAGTTCGAATGCGACAAGCTCAATCTTTGCGTCCGTGCGTTTCCGTGTAGCGGAAAGCTGTTTGAGCGTCAGTTCCCCTGACGGCAAAATCCTTTCGACCTGCGGGTTTTTGGCGAAAAAGTTTGCGGCAATGGAATTGAACACGTTCAAGTTTTTGCCGATGATGATTTTTTCAAAGCCCTGCCCCGCAAGCCAGTGATAGAGGCCGAGGTTGTTGCATTCGATTGCCGCGCCCGCAAGCTCCGCGCTTTTGCCTTTCACTGTTTCCGACAGCTTTTTGGCGAGCGCTGCAAGCTCATGGTCCTTCATTATCACGGGCGTTGAAAGCACAAGCTGCATTGCGTGCTCGGAGCAGATTTTTTGCGCTTCAAGCAATGTTTTTTTGTCCGCGTTTTCCGGGAACGAAACCGCGCAGGGCTTTGCCTGCAGGAAAGCATTCAACTGCTTGAGCGAGGAAACCTTGACTGAGATGGCGGCCTTTCTGCCTTTTTCATGCCCCGCGTCCTTCAGCAGTTCTTTTTTCCGTTCCTCGAATTTTTTAGCATCAACGTTTTTCCTGAAACCTTCAAGCTTTTTTTTGGTGAACGCGTCGATGGCTTTCCTGCGCAGGTCGTTGAGCTTGCTGAACGGAACCATGAGGCCCTCGTCGACCTTGACGCTGATGCTTTTCAATTCAAACAATGTTTCGCCGGTCTTTGAAAGCTTTTCCTCGGCAACCTTTTCTCCGAGCGGGATTTTTTCGGCTTTTTTCGGCGTGAAATCCGAGACGACTTCCGCGGAGGTTTGCCCGTCAAAAGCCCTTATCCTGAATTCTTTGTGTGAAATTTTCGCTTCAAGGTTCACTTCCGGCTTTTTCATGGTCTTGATTGACGAGTAAGCAAGGTCGGTGAGCTGTTTGGACTGCACCTTGAAGATTGTCCACCCTTTTTTGATTTCGTGCGGAACCTCGATTTCGACTATTTCGTTTGCAAACGCGTGTTCCATTTCCTTTCCGTTTTTCAGGATTTTTTTGGCAAAAAAGTCCACTCTCTCGTCGCCCAGCTTGTGCGACAATTTGTCCCATTTCCTGACGCGCTCGAACAATTGGACCTTTATCTTGCCGTCGGCGTATTCAAGCACTTTCGCGACGCGTATTCCGACCTTTCCCGGATAATCCTTTTTTATGATGTCGTCGTTCTTGCCGTTGAAGTGCCCTGCCGAAAAGTCGCGGTTGTAGGCTATGCGCAGCTGCTTTATCTCGTCTTCCGAAACCGCTTCTTTTCCGCCGAACGCGTTATCGATTGCTTTCCTGTAAACCCTTGTCGCAATTGCAACATATTCAGTGCCCTTTTTCCTTCCCTCGATTTTGAATGCCGAAACGCCTGCTTCGGCAAGCTGTTTTATCATGGGCACCGCGAAAAGGTCCTTCTGCGACAGCAGATAGCCTTCGTCAATCCTTTTCCCGCCTTCTTCCAAATCGTAAAACAGGCGGCAGTTCTGCGCGCACCTTCCGCGGTTGCCGGAGCGCTTGAACGAAACGCTGCTCGCAAAGCACTGCCCCGAATATGCTACACACATCGCGCCATGCACAAAGCACTCAACCTCTATTCCGGTCCCAACCCGTGATTTCATTTCATGGATTTCTTCAAC
It encodes:
- a CDS encoding phosphatase PAP2 family protein, which produces MNVLFPAAIQAFDEWFLHALQATFSSGLLDIAMKGITLLGHPVVWIMVAALVYWKGKENHAFFLMNAVMFAALAAGIIKIFVARPRPDQGVFRVVAQDTYNTASFPSGHATTIASVFAYTRGFLDRQKKLLLAFAVIAVAVSRMYLGVHFLTDVLGGIILGLCIGTINAWSRKQWLKHGFRLTKPEEELGLVAAVVLAVIAIIVLGDSETVSLGTTFLGFYAGFFAWKELGKTQSAKAFVPKSVIGLIVLGALLGAGQFVITDYYLKAAAFFIAGLWISLIQPVLAEKLA
- a CDS encoding DUF2666 family protein is translated as MDKSIQLIANYDDWVAIKKLKIEEKTDPRTVMEFLASLTISVDKKVEQNLGKLVDLKKLDAMLAELPAGKSEAEIAEILKAASSGKVNGVINEITAVESLQKNEQKELAGFCKVYALKKALGKAGLSVDYSSVEIPGMKRVMKTKV
- a CDS encoding PH domain-containing protein, with translation MENRPFNLQEGEKIIKEIKPVGGLLWYWLVPGIILFLLIGIFFTPLIFGGIFSGSPGGLLWTVFSLGFVGIILIPLLGAFWRYNKQHYWITNKRIIQKSGFIGYKVNSIPLERISDAIISRSFAESIFGFGSVHIQSLAGQITYNNRFGAEGSLLAVPDPEGTQELIFGLIGEKRKREKLSF
- a CDS encoding sodium-translocating pyrophosphatase, with amino-acid sequence MAFEFSLFHVFLMSLLSLVFVAVLVRYVLRKDTGTAQMRQVSDAIKEGANAFMKRQYTTIAILSIVLAILLYGLYLFLGKSQTIAMMTAGSFILGAFFSALAGFIGMWVAVRANIRTASAAKRSLGEALLVSFRGGAVSGITIVALSLLGVSLIYFLFGGIEHPTEVPFLIVGFGFGASFVALFAQLGGGIYTKAADVGADLVGKIEAGIPEDDPRNPAVIADLVGDNVGDCAGRGADLFESTAAENIGAMILGVALYPVFGVNGILFPLVARSFGLLASIVGILSVKSLGNEDPMKSLNRGYYVATILAAIAFYFVTMAMLKNIWFFYAGLVGIAASILFVWITIYYTEQAFDPVRSIAKASETGHATNIIQGFAVALETTVVPVLVLSASLILTYNFGVWSGVPNGGLYGTAIATMGMLSTAAFILAMDTFGPITDNAGGIIQMSNAPESVRRITDRLDAVGNTTKALTKGYAIGSAALAAFLLFAAYMDEVALITGKVLVIDLAQVTIFVGAFLGAMLVFAFSSLAIRAVGQTASTVVEEVRRQFKEIKGIMSGKAKPDYATCVDICARNSLAAMVAPGLLVVFMTIAVGILLKAAAVAAFLMVGTITGILMALVLNTGGGAWDNAKKYIEDGAHGGKGSEAHKAAITGDTLGDPFKDTAGPSLHVLVKLLGTITLVLAPLFI
- a CDS encoding LAGLIDADG family homing endonuclease encodes the protein MGNCRLQPRKNGKFLPMKPKLLAKKKSAELAEIIGIMLGDGNCQVIKEKSIYQIRIIGHRGNDFDYLTNYTSGLFKKVFGTEFSIKFPKTGNAVVIFKQSKNLVHTLMHFGIKNGNKTTNGAAIPCWVLGKSGYLKACVRGLIDTDGSVYPKTRRHKTPTIWFATASPTIQSSITKAFKILGYRVSKWTQKKDRNTMQCSMGDSKEVLRYFTEIGFSNKKHINRFKKFCSAPVV
- a CDS encoding U32 family peptidase encodes the protein MVKQIKPELVAPAGSFEHMKAAVANGADAVYFGYQAFNARIGAQNFSPEQVKEAIDYLHLHGRKAYLTLNILLNEFEIGAAIDMAKSAYEHGIDAVIVQDVGLAHSLHELLPGLRLHASTQMTIHNTEGLLFAKDLGIKRAVLARENSVEEIHEMKSRVGTGIEVECFVHGAMCVAYSGQCFASSVSFKRSGNRGRCAQNCRLFYDLEEGGKRIDEGYLLSQKDLFAVPMIKQLAEAGVSAFKIEGRKKGTEYVAIATRVYRKAIDNAFGGKEAVSEDEIKQLRIAYNRDFSAGHFNGKNDDIIKKDYPGKVGIRVAKVLEYADGKIKVQLFERVRKWDKLSHKLGDERVDFFAKKILKNGKEMEHAFANEIVEIEVPHEIKKGWTIFKVQSKQLTDLAYSSIKTMKKPEVNLEAKISHKEFRIRAFDGQTSAEVVSDFTPKKAEKIPLGEKVAEEKLSKTGETLFELKSISVKVDEGLMVPFSKLNDLRRKAIDAFTKKKLEGFRKNVDAKKFEERKKELLKDAGHEKGRKAAISVKVSSLKQLNAFLQAKPCAVSFPENADKKTLLEAQKICSEHAMQLVLSTPVIMKDHELAALAKKLSETVKGKSAELAGAAIECNNLGLYHWLAGQGFEKIIIGKNLNVFNSIAANFFAKNPQVERILPSGELTLKQLSATRKRTDAKIELVAFELPEIMIIETKILPKKGRYTLIDRNKWKYAVELDESERTHLYNPMAMNMVPELEKLEAIADVVRVDVGSVSGEDAEKIIASVKEKLGGGKGFADMPFTRASYEKAV